In Leptodesmis sichuanensis A121, the following are encoded in one genomic region:
- a CDS encoding two-partner secretion domain-containing protein has product MKLNCLAWVTQGFIVCWLLAIGLAQAQIVPDGTLGNERSQVTPITSTTERIEGGAVRGANLFHSFSEFNVGDGRGVYFANPSGIANIFSRVTGRNVSSIDGILGVLGNANLFLLNPNGILFGPNARLDIRGSFLASTSSSFQFPDGSEFSATNPQTAPLLTVNLTPGLQYGTRQSQTTIANRGKLATGQDLTLAADNLDVQGSLQAGRDLTLAAQNTVQMRDTGAAPSIVTSGRDLVIQGNQGVDILTLTHPQTQIHSGRNLSLISDGIVSGDAHFSSGGDFQIRSVSGQLANFTSLYDPLISSTGNVDIAANYGGAGSTPSLLIESQGNVRIRGTVTINAPDTVSNFVGEDAVLATKPGLIIRSGQTNLVYGGTDQSNPPVSTNGTVPPGITLEGAIRVQPDANGSVVKLSADNGGITFHSIDASNRSGGNGGAIELTARGDIINTGSFADPFFSPPITLGTFSYANPGDSGTGGNISLTSTGGSILLRNGGTRSYSYSRRGDAGDGGAISFFVTDGNLSLSNAFSASASDSDMGVAGTGGAISFSVTNGNLSLTNSNSNSWSDSNSGIGGNGGAISFSVTNGNLSLANSSLTPTSHSDSGIAGNGGAVSFSVTNGNLSLTNSNLFLTSSSPSSSRSGIGGALSFSVINGNLSLSNADFYSSSEATEGVAGNGGAMSFSVTNGNLSLSNLVSKSYSYSRSGTAGNGGAISFSVSNGNMSLSSADFDSYSSSNPPPFLLSRGIVGRGTAGNGGAISFSVKDGNLSLVNSDLNSSSNSHLGPAGNGGAISFSVANGNLSLSNLDLDSSSFSVSGATGNGGGISFFVTNGDLSLLNADSNSYSTSTSGATGNGGAISFFVTDGNLFLSNSTSNTSSSSRAGAAGNGGVISLLAREGSISGSSAFLNTYAVTESRISGNGGTVILEARNAVSGLNINTIASGGSSGDVQVKGTGDLLLLNNRIQTAQQVEVKACPTCTPFTVNLSDRGQAGNVSITSTGNLTFNDNLIQSDTRSNNPAGNITIYSPGLITFNNSQIISNTSSTGQAGSIGIEAGQSITLANGSQLSARTRNVGTAGNITLNASILNVSGDAQVLAETQGSGQGGSILVNAPTAVNLTRVQDFSPILSVEASGAGKAGNIVVNTPRLTLADLARITATSTAEATNLEEGGSITLNASKLYLAGIVGVFAETQGRSPAGTLRLNPYQDQPDLGITLTPSSKISASTSGSGKGGDLILTAPRSIAITGSGKLAVETNSTGDAGNININTQQLTLTDGVQLSASTSGRGRAGDINITAKTVDLNRGAQISTNTAGNGQAGNLLLQLQDALTLTGTGTGLFATTAPGSTGNGGNITIDPRLVLIQDGATIAVSSKGSGTGGNINVRAGRLELRDRASITAETTSTQGGNIALNVKDWLLLRRNSLISATAGVAQAEGDGGNIMITAPFIIAVQKENSDIMANAFSGKGGNITLNTNAIYGLTVQPQLTPFSDITASSQLGISGTITINTLNVDPNRGLVALPTSLEDASRKIAQGCRSTGREGVGRFVATGRGGLPPDPTAPLTGATILTAEGQLIDDLKDTKLVGHHLTGATILTAEGQTVDPAIAQSPPSSEIVEATGWYTATDGSIILSADVPALSNYQPFIHPVFCDGR; this is encoded by the coding sequence ATGAAGCTGAACTGTTTGGCCTGGGTAACTCAAGGATTCATCGTTTGTTGGCTGCTGGCAATCGGCTTAGCACAGGCGCAAATTGTACCGGATGGAACACTGGGAAATGAGCGATCGCAGGTGACACCGATTACCTCCACAACGGAGCGAATTGAAGGTGGAGCGGTGCGAGGAGCCAATCTATTTCATAGCTTCTCGGAGTTCAATGTGGGAGATGGAAGAGGGGTGTATTTTGCCAACCCCAGCGGAATTGCTAATATTTTTAGCCGGGTGACCGGACGGAATGTTTCCAGCATTGACGGGATATTGGGGGTATTGGGGAACGCCAATCTGTTTTTGCTTAATCCCAATGGCATTTTGTTTGGGCCGAATGCTCGTCTGGATATTCGGGGTTCGTTTTTAGCCAGTACGTCCAGCAGTTTTCAATTTCCCGATGGCAGTGAGTTTAGTGCTACCAATCCCCAAACGGCACCCTTGTTAACGGTGAATTTGACTCCAGGATTACAGTATGGAACGAGACAATCACAAACCACGATCGCCAATCGAGGAAAATTAGCCACTGGACAAGATTTGACTCTAGCCGCAGACAATCTGGATGTGCAAGGATCGTTGCAGGCAGGGCGAGATCTGACATTAGCCGCACAAAATACGGTACAGATGCGGGATACGGGAGCCGCTCCCTCGATCGTGACTTCTGGCAGGGATCTGGTCATTCAAGGGAATCAAGGGGTTGATATTCTGACGTTAACTCATCCCCAAACGCAGATTCACAGTGGCAGAAATTTGAGTCTGATCAGTGACGGCATTGTGTCCGGGGACGCTCACTTTAGCAGTGGTGGGGATTTTCAGATTCGGAGCGTGTCTGGGCAGCTTGCTAATTTCACGAGTCTGTATGACCCGCTTATTAGCAGCACTGGCAACGTGGATATTGCAGCAAACTACGGCGGAGCAGGAAGTACACCATCCTTGCTGATTGAGTCCCAAGGAAATGTGCGAATTCGAGGAACCGTCACGATTAATGCCCCGGATACGGTTTCTAACTTTGTCGGGGAGGATGCGGTTTTAGCAACAAAGCCCGGATTGATCATCCGCTCTGGGCAAACGAACCTGGTGTATGGAGGAACTGATCAAAGCAATCCCCCCGTCTCCACCAATGGCACCGTTCCACCTGGAATCACGTTAGAAGGAGCCATTCGAGTGCAACCGGATGCCAATGGGAGTGTCGTGAAGTTGTCTGCGGACAATGGCGGTATCACCTTTCACAGCATCGATGCCTCTAACCGAAGCGGTGGCAATGGGGGCGCGATCGAATTGACGGCCAGAGGAGATATCATCAACACCGGTTCTTTTGCCGATCCATTTTTCTCCCCGCCTATTACATTAGGGACATTCTCTTATGCAAACCCTGGAGACAGTGGCACAGGGGGAAACATTTCTCTGACCTCAACAGGAGGCAGTATCTTGCTGAGAAATGGAGGTACCCGCTCCTACTCGTACTCGCGTCGGGGGGATGCAGGAGATGGGGGAGCAATTTCGTTCTTCGTCACCGACGGTAATCTGTCTCTTTCAAATGCATTCTCGGCCTCGGCCTCAGACTCAGACATGGGTGTTGCAGGAACTGGGGGAGCAATTTCGTTTTCCGTCACCAACGGCAATCTCTCCCTCACAAACTCGAACTCGAACTCGTGGTCGGACTCCAATTCAGGTATAGGAGGCAATGGGGGCGCGATATCCTTCTCCGTCACCAACGGCAACCTGTCCCTCGCAAACTCAAGTTTGACTCCAACCTCACACTCAGACTCGGGTATTGCAGGAAATGGGGGAGCCGTGTCGTTTTCCGTCACCAACGGCAACCTGTCCCTCACAAACTCTAACCTGTTTTTGACCTCGTCATCACCCTCGTCTTCGCGTTCGGGTATTGGGGGAGCGCTATCATTCTCCGTCATCAACGGCAACCTATCCCTTTCAAATGCAGACTTTTACTCATCCTCGGAGGCCACCGAGGGTGTTGCAGGAAACGGGGGAGCGATGTCGTTCTCCGTCACTAATGGCAACCTTTCTCTCTCAAATTTGGTCTCGAAGTCCTACTCCTACTCGCGTTCGGGTACTGCGGGCAATGGGGGAGCGATATCATTCTCCGTCAGTAACGGCAACATGTCTCTTTCAAGTGCGGACTTCGACTCCTACTCGTCCTCGAACCCGCCACCGTTCTTGTTGTCGAGGGGAATTGTAGGAAGGGGTACCGCAGGAAATGGAGGCGCAATATCGTTCTCTGTTAAGGACGGCAACCTTTCCCTTGTAAACTCGGACTTGAACTCGTCCTCGAACTCGCATTTGGGGCCTGCAGGAAATGGAGGCGCAATATCGTTCTCCGTCGCTAACGGTAATCTTTCCCTTTCGAATTTAGACTTGGACTCATCTTCGTTCTCAGTTTCAGGTGCTACAGGAAATGGGGGCGGAATATCGTTCTTTGTTACCAACGGTGACCTTTCTCTCTTAAACGCAGACTCGAACTCATACTCAACCTCAACTTCCGGTGCTACAGGCAACGGGGGAGCAATATCGTTTTTCGTCACCGACGGCAACCTTTTCCTCTCGAACTCAACCTCGAACACGTCCTCGTCATCGCGAGCAGGTGCGGCAGGCAATGGGGGAGTAATTTCCTTATTGGCCAGAGAGGGATCAATTTCAGGGAGTTCTGCGTTCCTGAATACCTACGCTGTTACTGAAAGTAGAATTTCAGGTAACGGTGGCACGGTAATCCTGGAAGCCCGAAATGCTGTATCAGGGCTAAACATTAACACCATTGCATCGGGGGGAAGCTCTGGCGATGTGCAAGTAAAAGGAACTGGCGATCTGCTGCTGTTGAACAACCGCATTCAGACTGCTCAGCAAGTGGAGGTGAAAGCTTGTCCGACTTGCACTCCTTTCACTGTCAATCTGAGCGATCGTGGGCAGGCGGGGAATGTTTCGATCACCAGTACCGGAAATCTCACCTTCAACGATAACTTGATTCAAAGTGATACGCGCAGTAACAACCCAGCGGGCAATATTACAATCTATAGTCCCGGACTGATTACCTTCAACAACAGCCAAATCATCAGCAATACCAGCAGTACTGGGCAGGCAGGCAGCATTGGCATTGAGGCGGGTCAAAGCATCACACTTGCCAACGGCAGTCAACTCTCTGCTCGCACCCGCAATGTGGGTACTGCGGGTAACATCACCCTGAATGCCTCCATCCTGAATGTCTCCGGAGATGCCCAGGTATTGGCGGAAACCCAAGGCAGTGGGCAAGGCGGTAGCATTCTCGTCAATGCTCCTACCGCCGTCAACCTGACCCGAGTACAGGACTTTTCTCCCATCCTCTCTGTGGAAGCCAGTGGCGCAGGTAAAGCCGGAAATATTGTCGTCAATACCCCCCGCCTGACTCTGGCTGACCTGGCTCGGATCACGGCAACTTCCACGGCTGAGGCGACGAATCTGGAGGAAGGTGGCAGCATTACCCTGAATGCATCCAAGCTCTATCTGGCAGGTATCGTCGGTGTCTTTGCGGAAACTCAAGGACGATCGCCTGCTGGCACTCTCCGGCTCAATCCCTATCAGGATCAGCCCGACCTGGGAATTACCCTGACTCCCAGTTCCAAAATTTCTGCGTCCACCTCCGGCAGTGGCAAGGGCGGCGACTTGATTCTCACGGCTCCCCGATCGATCGCGATTACCGGTTCCGGAAAACTTGCCGTTGAAACGAATAGCACAGGCGATGCCGGAAATATCAACATTAATACTCAGCAACTGACCTTAACCGATGGGGTACAACTGTCTGCCTCCACGTCTGGCAGGGGTAGGGCTGGAGACATTAATATTACTGCCAAAACGGTAGATCTAAATCGAGGGGCACAGATATCCACCAACACAGCAGGTAACGGGCAAGCAGGAAATTTATTACTGCAATTGCAAGATGCCTTAACCCTAACAGGCACAGGAACCGGACTGTTTGCCACCACCGCTCCGGGTTCAACTGGCAATGGCGGCAACATTACGATCGATCCTAGATTGGTGCTCATTCAGGATGGAGCTACCATTGCAGTCAGCAGTAAAGGTAGTGGCACCGGTGGCAATATTAACGTGCGAGCAGGACGGTTGGAGTTACGCGATCGCGCCTCGATCACCGCTGAAACCACCAGTACTCAGGGGGGCAATATTGCCTTGAATGTCAAAGACTGGCTGCTGCTGCGACGCAATAGCTTAATTTCTGCTACGGCGGGTGTGGCTCAGGCGGAAGGCGATGGTGGCAACATCATGATTACTGCACCCTTCATCATTGCTGTCCAAAAGGAGAACAGTGACATTATGGCGAATGCCTTCTCTGGCAAAGGCGGCAATATCACCCTGAACACCAATGCCATTTATGGCTTGACGGTACAACCCCAACTCACTCCCTTCAGTGACATCACGGCCAGTTCTCAACTTGGGATCAGCGGCACCATTACGATCAATACCTTGAATGTGGATCCGAATCGGGGATTGGTGGCACTGCCCACGAGTTTGGAGGATGCTTCTCGCAAGATTGCTCAGGGTTGCCGGAGTACAGGACGGGAAGGAGTGGGAAGGTTTGTTGCCACCGGACGGGGAGGATTACCTCCTGATCCGACAGCACCCCTAACTGGGGCAACCATTTTGACTGCAGAAGGACAGTTAATTGACGATTTGAAAGATACAAAGTTAGTAGGACACCATCTAACTGGGGCAACCATTTTGACTGCAGAAGGACAGACCGTTGATCCGGCGATCGCTCAATCACCTCCATCTTCAGAAATTGTGGAAGCCACGGGATGGTACACAGCAACCGATGGCAGTATAATTTTGTCCGCTGATGTTCCTGCATTGAGCAATTACCAGCCTTTCATCCATCCTGTTTTTTGTGATGGTCGGTAG
- a CDS encoding peptidylprolyl isomerase, translating to MTSPHFLIVDDEPISLDQAVQYLQTMGRFQEFLLDILCQHALAKAIRSQIDSNLSQATLEQRLVDFRTQHNLTNPYDFQVWLANQGIDYETFRQKSLWDLSVELLREQINREQFLDFFQQRKPFLDQVILSWIAVDTKDAILEVSQKLESGLDFDHLADAYTSPDEDAYGVEEPFSREGMPEALKAAIACVEPGHVTQPVYLDDRWYIFRVEALITAELNDELKEQLETELFEHWLNDKVGAMTVKLEVN from the coding sequence ATGACTTCTCCTCACTTCTTAATCGTTGACGACGAGCCGATTTCTCTAGACCAAGCAGTTCAATATTTGCAGACTATGGGACGCTTTCAAGAGTTTTTGCTAGATATTTTGTGTCAGCACGCCCTTGCAAAAGCGATACGATCGCAGATCGATTCTAATCTTTCTCAAGCAACCCTGGAACAGCGGTTAGTTGATTTTCGGACTCAACATAACCTCACAAATCCCTATGATTTCCAAGTCTGGCTAGCCAATCAGGGTATTGATTATGAGACTTTTCGGCAAAAGTCACTGTGGGATCTATCAGTGGAACTATTAAGGGAGCAGATCAACCGAGAGCAATTTTTGGATTTTTTCCAGCAACGGAAACCTTTCCTGGATCAAGTCATTCTTTCCTGGATTGCTGTAGATACCAAAGACGCAATTCTGGAAGTGAGTCAGAAACTAGAATCTGGACTGGATTTTGATCATCTTGCAGATGCTTATACTAGCCCCGACGAGGATGCCTACGGGGTAGAAGAACCCTTCAGCCGAGAAGGAATGCCTGAAGCTTTGAAAGCGGCGATCGCCTGTGTTGAACCGGGACACGTCACCCAACCTGTTTATCTGGACGATCGCTGGTACATCTTTCGAGTAGAGGCGCTGATCACGGCTGAACTCAATGATGAACTTAAAGAGCAACTAGAAACAGAACTGTTTGAGCACTGGTTGAATGACAAAGTTGGAGCGATGACTGTAAAGCTGGAGGTAAATTGA
- a CDS encoding peptidase domain-containing ABC transporter encodes MVAQPEIYTLNLPWDEAPLCLLEDQQKLQFRQQVQISRHTTGEPLWSSQTPGCQILVLAGKVRLVQEKGSSVLEPGKSILLKSGDWFGDRLELAGNWKARAASKEVVVALWQSNDWQEIATPDLQDFWESVRWRYQPVDPRLPHPASGYPYEFHLNTAAACLTMVTQQLQTPIPLQQIQRQVRGQSPQNLAEAAEKIGLQLHHIQQISWTGLDQLTFPALMHWNQEQWVVVYEVQAERMVIADPLNRHKRCESLPKETILEAWDGQLWLVQPAPKADSFNLRWFLPAVWQYRGLLAEVLLTSLILQVLGLTSPMLTQVIIDKVIVHSSLSTLHVIAIALLGVGIFEAVLGIIRLFIFTHTARRLDLRLSSQLFRHLLELPLAYFEARRVGDTVARAQELENIRQFLTGTALTVVIDSIFMVVYLGLMLFYSVKLTAISLAVLPVLIAMILITTPILRNWLNESFNRHADSQSFLVETVTGIHAIKAHTAQLSTRERWEGLFARYIRTNFRSSTLSNIDSHVGEFLINLSELLVLWFGAMLVIEHHLSVGQLVAFQMLSGKAIAPLLHLAQLWQNFQQVLLSVDRIGDILNEAPESTSETGVVLPPVKGQVTFDKIFFRYQPENDDVLKGISFDIQPGMFVGVVGRSGSGKSTLSKLIQRLYQPRSGRVLIDGFDIKGANLQSLRQQIGTVLQDDFLFNGTVFDNITFNNADIPPEQVVEAAKMAAAHDFISELPQGYETHIGERGTGLSGGQRQRLALTRLFLSKAPLLILDEATSALDSETERKVLQNLQRVKGDRTVLMITHRFAPLKHADLVLVLEKGVLIEQGTHAELLQQKGAYWALYQQQQAAV; translated from the coding sequence ATGGTTGCCCAACCAGAAATTTACACGCTCAATTTGCCCTGGGATGAAGCGCCTTTGTGTTTGCTGGAAGATCAGCAAAAGCTTCAGTTTAGACAACAGGTACAAATTAGCCGCCACACCACAGGAGAACCACTTTGGTCGAGCCAAACACCTGGGTGTCAAATCCTAGTCTTAGCAGGGAAGGTGAGGCTGGTTCAAGAGAAAGGTTCATCAGTCTTGGAACCGGGAAAGTCCATTCTGCTGAAATCCGGAGATTGGTTTGGCGATCGCCTGGAACTTGCGGGGAACTGGAAAGCCCGTGCTGCCAGTAAAGAGGTGGTAGTTGCCCTGTGGCAATCCAATGATTGGCAAGAAATCGCGACTCCCGACTTACAGGATTTTTGGGAAAGCGTTCGGTGGCGCTACCAGCCCGTTGATCCCAGATTGCCTCATCCCGCTTCCGGTTATCCTTACGAGTTTCATCTCAACACGGCTGCTGCCTGTCTCACAATGGTGACGCAACAGTTGCAAACACCCATTCCTTTGCAGCAAATACAACGTCAAGTGCGTGGGCAATCACCGCAAAATCTGGCAGAAGCGGCTGAAAAAATTGGCTTACAACTGCATCACATTCAACAAATTAGCTGGACAGGACTAGACCAACTCACATTCCCTGCCTTAATGCACTGGAACCAGGAGCAATGGGTGGTGGTGTACGAAGTGCAGGCAGAACGGATGGTGATTGCTGACCCACTTAACCGCCACAAACGCTGTGAGAGTTTACCCAAAGAAACAATTTTGGAGGCGTGGGATGGGCAACTGTGGCTGGTGCAACCAGCCCCTAAAGCAGATTCATTCAACTTACGGTGGTTCTTACCTGCCGTTTGGCAATATCGCGGACTGTTAGCAGAAGTGTTGCTGACCTCCCTGATCCTGCAAGTACTGGGATTAACCAGTCCCATGCTAACTCAGGTGATTATCGACAAAGTGATTGTGCATAGTAGCCTTTCCACGTTGCATGTGATCGCGATCGCGCTGTTGGGAGTCGGCATCTTTGAAGCTGTATTAGGCATTATTCGCCTGTTCATCTTTACCCATACGGCTCGTCGATTGGATTTACGCCTGTCTTCGCAACTATTTCGGCATTTACTAGAATTACCGCTTGCTTATTTTGAAGCGCGTCGGGTAGGGGATACGGTTGCCCGTGCTCAAGAGTTGGAAAATATCCGGCAGTTCTTGACCGGAACGGCTTTGACCGTCGTGATTGATTCCATTTTCATGGTGGTCTACCTGGGCTTAATGCTGTTCTACAGCGTAAAACTCACAGCGATTAGCTTAGCGGTGTTGCCCGTGTTGATTGCCATGATTCTAATTACCACGCCGATTTTACGAAACTGGCTGAATGAATCATTCAATCGTCATGCCGATAGTCAATCATTTCTGGTAGAAACGGTGACCGGAATCCACGCGATTAAAGCCCACACCGCTCAATTATCGACGCGCGAACGCTGGGAAGGATTGTTTGCTCGTTATATCCGCACAAACTTTCGTTCATCCACGTTGTCGAATATTGATAGCCACGTTGGTGAGTTTTTAATCAATCTCTCGGAGCTTCTCGTGTTATGGTTTGGAGCGATGTTGGTGATTGAACACCATCTCAGTGTGGGACAATTAGTCGCGTTCCAAATGCTTTCAGGGAAAGCGATCGCACCCCTGCTGCATCTGGCGCAACTCTGGCAAAACTTTCAGCAGGTATTGCTTTCAGTCGATCGCATCGGCGATATTCTCAACGAAGCTCCTGAATCCACCTCTGAAACGGGCGTAGTTCTTCCCCCCGTCAAAGGACAAGTCACCTTCGACAAAATCTTTTTCCGATATCAACCTGAAAATGATGATGTGTTGAAAGGCATATCGTTTGATATTCAGCCAGGAATGTTTGTGGGCGTAGTGGGTCGGAGTGGTTCCGGGAAAAGTACCTTATCCAAACTGATTCAACGCCTCTATCAACCCCGATCAGGACGAGTCTTAATCGATGGCTTCGACATTAAAGGGGCAAATCTACAATCACTGCGTCAGCAAATCGGAACTGTACTTCAAGATGATTTTCTCTTCAACGGAACCGTATTCGACAACATCACTTTCAATAACGCCGATATTCCACCAGAACAAGTCGTGGAAGCGGCAAAAATGGCGGCAGCGCACGATTTCATCTCAGAACTGCCTCAAGGCTACGAAACCCATATTGGTGAACGGGGCACTGGGCTTTCGGGTGGACAACGCCAACGACTGGCACTGACTCGGCTATTTCTCTCCAAAGCCCCCCTGTTGATTCTAGATGAAGCCACCAGTGCGCTCGACAGTGAAACGGAACGCAAAGTCTTGCAAAACTTGCAACGGGTAAAGGGCGATCGCACGGTGTTAATGATCACTCACCGCTTTGCTCCCCTCAAGCACGCCGATCTGGTTCTGGTTTTGGAAAAAGGAGTGCTGATTGAACAGGGCACCCACGCCGAACTCTTACAACAAAAAGGTGCGTATTGGGCGCTGTACCAACAACAGCAAGCAGCCGTTTAA